The genome window aaacacacacacacacacagctataAACTCTGTCTCTAACTCTTGAACTCCATGTAGCAAGATCATATCATTTACATACTACAGCATTCACTCGATATAAACAACACTAAGTAcgatacacacaaaaaacttttCCAAGCATTTACACATTTAGCAATTGTATTTTAGATTTATTGTAGCATCAGCAAACGGCCAATGctgttattataattaattaatttaatatttgtacattttttttgttttagttgaaaatatgattaaaaactATTGCTATTTACATTCTGAAACCCAACAAAAacgaatttgttttatttcatttgaaaaggATTTCAATTAAACATCTTTCAAGATGCATATGAACAATAATTCCAAGCTTACCTTCGAttaaagatatactatatatatatacatatatatgatatatagtatatattatctCCTGTTAGTAAAAACaggaatttattattttatttgacagcCGAGAATGCTTAAAGGATATCCTCAATAATCTTAAAATTGGCTCTATTTCGCTCACATCCTTGCGCAATTAGGCATAACATGATTTGCTAGAACCACGAAGACAAACTCTTTCGAtgggcatcaaaaaagtataaagTCATCTAAACATCTTCCACATGGAAAATTTCAGTCAAAAATCGCTAGGAAACCGACCTAAAAACCAATATCCTTGATAACTCCGAAATTACAAGGACGATgtggatgtcctttggcaggataataggTGTATCTATAAGCTATTAATCTTCACTATTCCCGATCGAATCTTTCAAAGGACTTTCGAGTTATAGCTAATTATCGGTTTACTAAAAGTTCGAAATATCTTCGCTCCTGTAAAGACTTTCGTCCTTTTCCAAACATACATCGTATTCTTTTTATAAGGACTTTCTTTGCTACAAAGGACATCCTTGTCGTCCTTGAAATGACAGAGTAACAGCTGAAATTATGATTTTGCAGCGATATTTTCATGCCTCCCCCttgcaaaaatatcaaaaaaattgtttttgatatCCTGGAAATCCTTGAATGTAGATCGATATAGTGACTATCAAGGACTTTAAAAAATCCTCCAACTTTGTTGTAGAAATAGATACGGCTGAGTTATAGCTAAAATCCAAATCAAATAcgattatataatatttaccaCGCCCCGTTTCCTCaggaataattaaaatactttatttaagTTTGAAGATATGCTGCTGGGCGGTGCTAAAGGATATcctatattatattattacaacTTTGGTTTATAAATTACTTGGACTTGGTTTATCATAACGGAAAGTTAGATTATAAGCGAAAGTTAAGCATTTTATTAAGTCATTGATATTAGTTCTACAAAAATTTAAGTGCGATGCCTTAAGTAGATTCGAGTGATTAGATTGTTACAAGTACGCGCTTCAGCATAAGGGAAAGTTAGTTTATAAGCGAACACTTTTCATTTAGTTAAGCCATTGAAATTAGTTTCATACAAATTTAACATGAGCACAACAATTCTGAGTGTCTTAAGTAGATTCGCCTGTTACAGATAATTGCCTTAGCATAAGGGACAGacatttttagttttcttgAGCTATTGAGATTAGTCCTACACAAATTTAACATGAGCACAAAATCTTGCGACGCCTTAAGTAGATTCGCCTTTTATAACATACGTTGTTGTTTCAGCATAAGAGAAAGTTAGATTATAAACAAACAgtattcattttcttaaacCACTGAACTTAATCGTATACAAATTTAACACGGGCACAAAAATCCTGCAACGCCTTCAAAATCTCATTCGATAAAATATCTAACTTCATTCTTAATACTCTAGCCCTCTGCCTAGTTTTGTAATACATTCGTTTGACCAATTTAAAAAGGGTGTAACTAAGTCTACTTGCTACTgatatgttaataataatacaaataaataaaatataaggCGTATGAATACGAATAGCTACGTCGTTACATTTAACTTCAATCTTCAAAATATTGCTTGCTTTTGGGATCAATTTGTATAAGGCAATTGAGCAATTATGTTTCGaatgtaaattcaattttgcaatAGCTGATATGATAATCTACATCTTAAATGCTAATAGTTCTACATTGCTTTGTCAATCACAATTTCTTCTCCAATCACTTCACAATATTCATCATCAGCTGCCGATTCAATTGAAATCGTTGTCATATTCATTTCCTTCAACTTTCGTCTGTGGATCTTGTAGTGTGTACGCAATGCGGCCTTTTGTCTAAAGCACCTGCCGCATTCGCCACACTGATGAGGTTTCTCTCCAGTGTGAATCAACTCGTGCTGCTTGCAGATGGCCTGCTGGGTGAAGGTGCTCTCGCAGTAGCTACAGGCGTAGTTCCTTGCGCGTTCGTGCACCGTGCGCATGTGCTTGTTAAGATTACTGGAGCTGTAGCAAACCTTGGAGCAGAAGCGGCAGCTGTAGGTGCGTTCCAGTGTGTGATAGTTTAGATGTATCTTGAGCTCAGTGCGCGTTGTCTTCTGCACACCACAAAAGGAGCAAGTGTAGTTCTTGATGCCCGCATGCCGCATCATGTGCACTTTGAGCAGCTGCTTGCTGGAGAAGCGTCGGTCACAATTGGGCTCCTCGCAGGCGTAAGGTAGCTCTGATTTCTCCTTGTGAGTAAAGCGATGATTCCTTAGCTGCGACATGGTGTCAAAGACCTTGCCACAGAACTCGCAAATATGCGATTTATGCTCCTTGCCCAGCTGGTGGCATTTTCGCATATGCAGCGTTAATGTATGCTTGTGGCTATAGCCACGATCACAACCTGGTTCCGGGCAAGGATACGGCATCTGTCCATGACGGCGCTTGTGAGTCAACAAACGCTGTTCATCCAAAAACTGCGCAGCACAGCTGTCACACTTGAAGATGTTTGTTACGAGCTGTGAAGTTGAATGTTGTCAGTAAacgttttattcaaaatttgatCAACTTAACCTGTTCCTCTTCCGTGACATCTTCATCTTCAGGTTCCGCTTCCAACGTCTCAATTTGTTGCTCAATTATTTCATCCATATCACAGTTGGACTCCTTGCTAATGCTTGATATATCGTCTACTTGACTTGAACCTGCACTTACCTCCAACACTTCGTAGCCATCCACTTCGCCATCATCAAGGACCAAAGCAACCTGCTGCATACGCCAATTTGTATCGGCCGCAATGCACTTTGCACGAAAGTCGTATAGCTGCTCCAATTGATCGTAGCACGTCTGGCAAAGTTCACTTGGCACTTGATCACTGTCATCCTCTGCGACGCACAAATTGGTGCAAGCGGTAAACTTCTGTGCTAGCATTGGCAAATGCAGCATGTCGTAGCTGCCAACGGTTGCATCCAATGCACAAGTGCACACGCGGCACTTGGTAAAAGCCGCCAtccactttaattaaattatattaagtttaaggataaaataaaacaaaaatgcgaGCGGAACCATCTTTCACTCGCTCTAACTGAATATGGACTATCGATAACTGCTGATAACAGTGTCTGTTAAGAAAATTAAGATGCTGctagtataaatattaaaccGCAATAAATAttcaggcatgctccggttttcactttcggttttcgttttcgttttgaaatcgaaaacgaaaaaattggtgctcccgttttcactttcacaagattttttcgaattgcaaaacgagaaaatttgacttgccgaaatgaaaagtaaatgcctttttctatattaaatcggatcttatttgcaaaaggaaaaaaagtagttgactcattggtttattgtcgttcttttaagaccgccagcagatcaattaggcttgtaattatttttaaaacgactaatttctgaccccacctcaaatttggatatcaaattttgccgtcggcaacaacaattttcgttttggtgagCGACCGATAAGTCGgacaccatgagttatcgcctaagctgccatacttttgatagaatgaaaaagcaagttaaaaatacttgtataatcaaacggatggcgataaatttgttgaagttgggtaaaatatgtttttaaaaattaatttatttaatttaattacttatgcgttaaaattttatacaaaaaaattgttgaaataaccggaatgaaatgcattaaaaaggTGGCATCCCCATTTTTTGAgggaaacagctgattgccgttcaactgatttttttaaagaaagtttcaaatctttctttgcaaaaaagacaaaaggcaaatatatttcattcaggggaagcataaataaactatgcaGGATAAAAAAATCCTGAGTGAGTTCAATCCACGCACGAAATTGGACATACCAAAGAcattttttcgcgttgtttacttttaaccaaaacacaagtcagctgttttagtagtaaaaaatgaaacgttccgatagcaaaacgatgaccaaaaacgtgtgaaaaccggagcacctaaaaacgaaaatctcggttttggtcccaaaacgaaaacgaaaacgaaaagtgaaaaccggagcatgcctgatttactttttttagaacacattattttaaataaatttaaatattttactagaGTGCAAAATTtgtgttattaattaatttaatcgTCCATTGCTGTTTCGTTtttatgtataaaattaagaaacgTATTCTACGCTGTTCTAAAAAATACCGCAACATACTGAAACTAAGTGTGTACACACTAAAGAAAGACCTCCTGCAGCGACAACAGTGTCACCACCATCGCTTTCTTTGTTTACGCTCCCAATCAGAAAGTGCTGTTATTGCGAGAGTAACAGGTCATCCCCCGCACCACACTCGATCAGTGTTGTTTACGCTTAACGCTGAAGGTACAAAGTTCATAAAACGAGAGTCTAAAGAGTACGCGCAAGAATGttcaaattaaacaattacGGCACACGCAAATTAGTGTTGGATGTTTGCAAAAATCGTTTATACTCAGCATCCGCAGCTGTTGCACCAAAAACCAAAGCTAAGCAAGaaccaaaaagagaaaatgaaTCGTTCATGGCCAACATCTTTCGTGGCAGTCTCGTCACCAAGCAAGTCTTCCCCTATCCCGATGTGCTGAGCGATGAGCAAAAGGAAACAGTCGGTGGCATGCTGGATCCCTTCCAGCGATTCTTCACCGACGTCAACAATCCTGCGCGCAACGATGAAAACTCGGTCATCGATCCCGAAACGCTGAAGGCGCTCTGGGAACTTGGAGGCATGGGCATTCAGGTGCCCAGCGAGTACGGTGGTCTGGGCATGAACAACACACAGTACGCCAGACTGTGCCAAATTGTGGGCGCCCATGATCTGGGCTTGGGCATCACGTTGGGCGCCCATCAGAGCATCGGTTTCAAGGGCATTTTGTTGTATGGCACTCCAGAGCAGAAGCAAAAGTATCTGCCCAAGGTGGCTAGCGAGGAAACCTATGCTGCCTTTGCTTTGACTGAACCCAGCTCCGGCTCCGATGCCAATTCCATCCGCTGTCGTGCTGTTAAAAGCGCTGATGGCACGCACTTCATATTGAATGGCTCCAAGATCTGGATTTCCAACGGAGGCTTGGCCAATGTGCTGACCGTATTCGCACAGACTGAGCAGGTGGATAAGAAAACGGGTGAGAAGAAAGACAAAGTGACTGCGTTTATTGTGGAGCGAGGTTTTGGAGGAGTCACCAGTGGACCACCAGAGAAGAAGATGGGCATCAAGGCATCGAACACCACTGAAGTGTACTTCGAGGACGTCAAAATACCCATTGAGAATGTGCTCGGCGAGGAGGGTCAAGGCTTCAAGGTGGCGGTGAACATTCTGAACAATGGACGCTTTGGCATGGGCGCCACGTTGTCGGGCACGATGAAGAAATGCATTGAGATTGCCACAAATCATGCGAACAATCGCGTGCAATTCGGCCAAAAGATCAAGAACTTCGGTACCATTCAGGACAAATTGGCACAGATGAGCATTTTGCAATATGCCACCGAATCGATGGCGTTCATGATCTCACAGAACATGGACTCCGAGAGTCAGGATTATCATCTGGAAACAGCCATCTCGAAGATCTACTCATCAGAGTGCGCTTGGCACGTATGCGACGAAGCTATTCAGATCTTGGGCGGCATGGGATTCATGAAGGAACCCGGCTTGGAGCGTGTGATGCGTGATCTGCGTATTTTCCGCATCTTCGAGGGCACCAACGAGGTGTTGCGTCTGTTTGTCGCCCTCTCGGGTATTCAGTTTGCCGGCAATCACCTGAAGGAACTGCAACGCGCCTTCAGAAATCCCGCCTCGAATTTGGGTTTCATTTTCCGCGAGGCCTCAAAGCGTGCCAGCTCCTCCGTTGGCCTGGGTGGCACTGATCTGAGCTCGTTTGTGGTGCCCGAGCTGAAGGAGTATGCCAAGAACGCTGCTGTGTGTATCGATCTCTTTGGTCGCACCACCGAAGCGGTGTTGATGAAGTACAACAAGAACATCATCAACGAGCAGCTGGTGTTGAATCATCTGGCCAATGCTGCCATCGATATCTATGCCATGATTGCCACTCTGTCGCGCTCCTCGCGTGCCGCACAACTTAATCTGCCGACGGCGGAACACGAACTTAATCTAACGAAAGCCCTGGCACTGCAGGCATCCGAACGAGTTATCCAGCATCTGAAGAAGGCCTCATCGGGTCAACTGCAGACGGAGAAGAAGATGATCACGGCGATAGCAACGAAGATCTTTGACGAGGAGGGAGT of Drosophila nasuta strain 15112-1781.00 chromosome 3, ASM2355853v1, whole genome shotgun sequence contains these proteins:
- the LOC132791852 gene encoding gastrula zinc finger protein XlCGF46.1-like, which codes for MAAFTKCRVCTCALDATVGSYDMLHLPMLAQKFTACTNLCVAEDDSDQVPSELCQTCYDQLEQLYDFRAKCIAADTNWRMQQVALVLDDGEVDGYEVLEVSAGSSQVDDISSISKESNCDMDEIIEQQIETLEAEPEDEDVTEEEQLVTNIFKCDSCAAQFLDEQRLLTHKRRHGQMPYPCPEPGCDRGYSHKHTLTLHMRKCHQLGKEHKSHICEFCGKVFDTMSQLRNHRFTHKEKSELPYACEEPNCDRRFSSKQLLKVHMMRHAGIKNYTCSFCGVQKTTRTELKIHLNYHTLERTYSCRFCSKVCYSSSNLNKHMRTVHERARNYACSYCESTFTQQAICKQHELIHTGEKPHQCGECGRCFRQKAALRTHYKIHRRKLKEMNMTTISIESAADDEYCEVIGEEIVIDKAM
- the LOC132791860 gene encoding very long-chain specific acyl-CoA dehydrogenase, mitochondrial; its protein translation is MFKLNNYGTRKLVLDVCKNRLYSASAAVAPKTKAKQEPKRENESFMANIFRGSLVTKQVFPYPDVLSDEQKETVGGMLDPFQRFFTDVNNPARNDENSVIDPETLKALWELGGMGIQVPSEYGGLGMNNTQYARLCQIVGAHDLGLGITLGAHQSIGFKGILLYGTPEQKQKYLPKVASEETYAAFALTEPSSGSDANSIRCRAVKSADGTHFILNGSKIWISNGGLANVLTVFAQTEQVDKKTGEKKDKVTAFIVERGFGGVTSGPPEKKMGIKASNTTEVYFEDVKIPIENVLGEEGQGFKVAVNILNNGRFGMGATLSGTMKKCIEIATNHANNRVQFGQKIKNFGTIQDKLAQMSILQYATESMAFMISQNMDSESQDYHLETAISKIYSSECAWHVCDEAIQILGGMGFMKEPGLERVMRDLRIFRIFEGTNEVLRLFVALSGIQFAGNHLKELQRAFRNPASNLGFIFREASKRASSSVGLGGTDLSSFVVPELKEYAKNAAVCIDLFGRTTEAVLMKYNKNIINEQLVLNHLANAAIDIYAMIATLSRSSRAAQLNLPTAEHELNLTKALALQASERVIQHLKKASSGQLQTEKKMITAIATKIFDEEGVHSTGPIELN